The DNA segment GCCGCGTGACCTACGTGGACGCCCGCGCCATCCAGATCACCCTGGCCGAGGATTCCGCCGCCGCTGGCATGGTCACGGGCAACGTCCGCACCTTCGAGCTGGTGCGTTTCACCCGCAGCAACCAGGGCACCAACCTCGATCAGCACCCCATTGTCAGCCTGGGTGACGAGATCAAGGCGGGCCAGGTCATCGCCGACGGCCCGGCCAGTGACCGGGGCCGCCTGGCGCTGGGGCAGAACATCACCATCGCCATCATGCCCTTCGACGGCTACAACTTCGAGGATGCCATCTGCATCAACGAGGGTCTGATCCGCAAGGACTTCTACACCTCCGTCCATATCGAGAAGGACGAGGTCGACGCCCGCGACACCAAGCTGGGGCCAGAGAAGATCACCCGCGACATCCCCGGTCTGTCCGAGGCTGCTCTGCGCGATCTGGACGAGGACGGCATCGTGCGCGTGGGCGCGGAAGTCAAGCCCGGCGACATTCTGGTGGGCAAAACCTCGTTCAAAGGTGAAAGCGAACCCACCCCCGAAGAACGCCTGCTGCGCTCGATCTTCGGTGAAAAGGCCCGCGAAGTGAAGGACACCTCCCTGCGTGTGCAGTCCGGTCAGGGCGGCATCGTCGTCAAGACCGTGCGCTTCCGCCGGGGCGACGAGGGCGTGGACCTCAAGCCCGGCGTGCGCGAGATGGTACGCGTGTACGTGGCGCAGAAGCGTCAGTTGCAGGTGGGCGATAAGGTGGCGAACCGCCACGGGAACAAGGGCGTCGTGTCCAAGATCATGGCCCCCGAAGACATGCCCTACCTGGAAGACGGTACCCCCGTCGATCTGGTGTTCAACCCACTGGGCGTGCCCTCGCGCATGAACCTGGGCCAGATTCTGGAAACGCACCTGGGTGAAGTCGCGCGCCTGACGGGTCAGAAGTTCGAGACCCCGGTGTTCGACTCGGTCACCGAAGCCACCATCAAGGAAATGCTGGAAGTCGCTGCCGCCGAGAGGTTGCAGGCCCGCAAGGACGACGGCTTCGAGCTGGACAAGCGCGAGCAGGAAGTGCTGGACCGCGCCGGGAAACTGGGCGTCATCAACAAGGCCAGCGTCGATTACGAGGCCGCGCAGATGAGTCTGGCCCGCACTGGCAAGAGCATTCTGTTCGACGGACGCAGCGGCGAGCCGATCAGCGGCCCCGTCGTGGTGGGCACCATGTACGTCATGAAGCTCTACCACATGGTGGAAGACAAGCTGCACGCCCGCTCCACCGGCCCCTACAGCCTGATCACCCAGCAGCCGCTGGGCGGCAAGGCGCAGTTCGGCGGCCAGCGCTTCGGCGAGATGGAAGTGTGGGCGCTCGAAGCCTACGGCGCGGCGCATACCCTCCAGGAAATGCTGACCATCAAGTCCGACGACATCGACGGACGCGACGCCGCGTACCAGAGCATCGTCAAGGGCGAGGAAGTCTCGGGCAGCACCATCCCCGAATCCTTCAAGGTGCTGGTCAAGGAACTCCACTCGCTGGGCCTGAACGTGGAAGTGCTGGACGCCGGAGATAGGCCCGTGGACATCTTCGAAGGGATGATGCCCAAGCGCTGAGCACTGCTCAAAATGTTTAAGGGTCTAACTGTCAAAAAGCATAACCATTCAAGCCTTTTGCGGTTAGACCGTCCGGCAGTCCAACGGTCTAACAAAACTCCAAAGGAGTTTCAATGAAAGATTTCAGCAAAGTCCGTATCGCCATTGCCAGCCCGGAAAAAGTCCGTGAGTGGAGCTTTGGCGAGGTTGAAAAGCCCGAAACCATCAATTACCGCACGCTAAAGCCTGAGCGCGAAGGCTTGTTCGACGAGCGTATCTTCGGGCCACAGAAGGACTACGAGTGCGCCTGTGGCAAGTACAAGCGCCAGCGCTACGAAGGTAAAGTCTGCGAGCGTTGCGGCGTGGAAGTCACGTCCAGCAAGGTGCGCCGCTACCGTATGGGCCACATCGATCTGGCGACGCCTGCCGCGCACATCTGGTATGTCAAGGACAGTCCCAGCAAGATCGGCACGCTGCTGGACCTGAGTGCCGGGCAACTGGAAAAGGTGCTGTACTTCAGCTCTTTCCTGGTCACCGATCCGCGCAACGCCCAGAAAGACGGGCGGCCCCTTAAGCGCGGCGAGCTGCTGACCGACGACGAGTACCGCGAACTGCGCTTCGGGCGGCAGGAAACCTACACCATCCCCAACGGTCAGGAAACCGTCGTGGGTGACGGCGAGTACGTCACGCGCGGCCAGACCCTGGGCGGCAACGTGGTGGCCAAGATGGACGGCCTGGCCCAGTACCGTTTCCCCCGCCGCGCCGAGATCGCCTACCGCGAGGAAGTGGAGGCCACCCTGCCCCTGCCGAGCGACGTGCTGGTGGATCAGGAAACCTTCCGCGCCGGGGAAATCCTGGCCGAGTTGGAAGCCGACGTGAGCATCACCGCCCCCGTCGCCGGGACCGCCTTCCTGAGCGAGATGGGCGAGGACTCCGTGATGGTGGTTATCCGCGAAAGCGTGGACGCCGCCCCTGCCGAGCAGGACGAGAACGGCGAGGACATTGAAGTCGAAACTCCGCTGGGCGAAGTCCTGGCCCGCATCTACGTGCCGCAGGGCATGGAAGTCGCGGTGGCGCACGGCGAGATCATCGACGCCGGAGCAGAACTGGCCTCGGCCAAGTCCGGCCAGCGCCTGCGCGTCAGCCGCGACAGCCGCCTGAGCGCTGTCAAGCTGCCCAAGAAGGGTGACCCCACTGTCACCGCCCACTGGACCCGCCGCGCCGAGTACCCGATCAACCCCACCATGCACGTTCTGGTCGGCGACGGCAGCGAGGTCGAGGCCGGTCAGCGCGTTGTGGGAGCCATCGACACCGCCGAGGAAATTACCGCCGAGGCCAACGGCACCATCACGCTGCACGCTCCTGCCAGCGTCATCGTGTCCAAGGCCAAGGTCTACCCCTACGAGGACGAACCTCTCGTCGTGATCGGTGACCGCGTGGAACCCGGCGACGAGCTGGCCGATGGCGGCAACCTGCGCTCGGAAATCTCGGGCCGCATCGAGATCGATCTGGTCCGCAAGCAGGTCCGCGTCATCGAGTCCTACGATTTCGAGGCCAAGATGGGCGCGGAAGCCGTCAAGGAACTCCTCGACGATATCGATCTGGACGTGCTGGAAGCCGAGCTGAACGAGGCGATGAAGGATTCCTCGCGCCACAAGCGCGCCAAGTCTCGCAAGCGGCTGGAAGTCACGCGCGCCTTCAAGCGCAGCGGCAACCACCCCTCGTGGATGATCCTCAACACCGTTCCGGTCATGCCGCCCGACTTACGCCCGATGGTGCAGGTGGACGGCGGACGCTTCGCCACGTCGGACCTCAACGATCTGTACCGCCGCCTGATCAACCGCAACAACCGCCTCAAGAAGCTGATCGGCCAGGGTGCGCCCGACATGATCATCCGCAACGAGAAGCGCATGTTGCAGGAAGCCGTGGACGCCCTGATCGACAACGGACGGCGCGGCAGCCCCGTGACCAATCCCGGCTCTGACCGCAGCCTGCGCTCATTGACCGATCTGCTGGGCGGCAAGCAGGGGCGTTTCCGTCAGAACCTGCTGGGCAAGCGCGTAGATTACTCTGGGCGCTCGGTGATCGTCGTCGGCCCGCAGCTCAAGCTGCACCAGTGCGGTGTGCCCAAGCGCATGGCCCTGGAACTGTTCAAGCCTTTCCTGTTCAAAGTGCTGGAGGAAAAGGGCGAAGTCACCAACATCAAGCAGGCCCGCAAGATGCTCGAGCGCTACCGCGATACCCGCGACAGCGTGTGGGACGCCCTGGAAGAGGTGATCGAGGACAAGGTCGTGCTGCTCAACCGCGCCCCCACCCTGCACCGCCTCGGCATCCAGGCCTTTGAGCCGGTCCTCGTGGAAGGCCAGTCCATCCAGTTGCACCCCCTCGTCTGTGAAGCCTTCAACGCCGACTTCGACGGCGATCAGATGGCTATCCACGTCCCCCTCAGCGCGCAGGCGCAGGCCGAAGCCCGCATTCAGATGCTGGCTTCACACAACCTGCTGTCCCCGGCCAACGGCGAGCCGAACGTCAAGCCCAGCCGCGACATCATTCTGGGCATCTTCACGCTGACCCAACTGCGCCACGACAACCTGGGCGCAGGCACGGACTTTGCCGACGAGAACGCCGCCTTGCAGGCGCTGGAAGCCGAGACGGTCAGTCTCAACAGCCCGATCACGGTGCGTGGCGTGGCCACCAGCCCTGGCCGTCTGAAGTACAACTTCTCCAGCCCCGACGAGGCCATCATGGCTGTCGAGCGCGGTGGCCTGGATTACCAGGATCACGTCCGTATCCGCCTGAACGGCACCATCTACGAGACCAGCGCCGGGCGCGTGATGTTCCGCCGTCTGGTGCAGGAAGCCCTGGGCACGCAGGCCGCCCTGGTGGATACCCTGGTCAACCTGGACACCGCCTACGAGAAGGATCACCTGAAAGACATGGTGATGGCCTGCTTCAAGCACCTCGGGATCGAGGCCACCGCCGGACTGCTGGATGCCCTTAAGGACAGCGGGTTCAAACTGTCCACCTCTTCCGGCATCACCATCGGCATCGACGACGTCGTGATTCCGCCCAGCAAGGGCGAGATCCTGGCCCGCGCCGAGGAGCAGGTCGCGGAGATTGAGCAGAACTACGAGTTCGGCTTTATGACCAACGAGGAGCGCTACAAGCAGGTGGTGCAGCTCTGGAACGAAACCAAGGATGAGGTCAAGAACGCCATGTTCGACAACTTCAGCCAGAACTACCCGTTCAACCCGCTGTGGATCATGAGTCAGTCCGGCGCGCGTGGTAACGCCCAGCAGATCACACAGCTCGCCGGGATGCGCGGCCTGATGGCCCGCCCCGACGGATCGACGATTGAGGTGCCGATCAAGGCCAGCTTCCGCGAGGGCCTGACCGTGCTGGAATACTTCATCAGCACGCACGGCGCGCGTAAGGGCGGGGCCGATACCGCGCTGCGCACCGCCGACTCCGGCTACCTGACCCGCAAGCTGGTGGACGTGGCCCATGAAGTCGTTGTGCGCGACGTGGACTGTGGTACCACCGACTACAGCACCATCAGCCTGGGTGCCACCGACGAGCGCAGCGGCGAGTGGCGTGCCCGTAAGGCCAGCGAGATCGAAACCAGCATCTATGGCCGCACCCTGACCGCAGACATCGAACTGTCCGATGGCAGCACCATCCGTGAGGGCGAGATGCTGTCTCTGGAGCATGTCAAGGCGATTACCAAGGATGCCAAGATCCTGCTTGACATCTTCGTCCGCACCCCGCTGAACTGCCGGGTCAAGAGCGGCGTGTGCCAGAAGTGCTACGGCTACGATCTGTCGCAGGCCAAGCCGGTCAGCATGGGCGAGGCCGTGGGCGTGGTGGCCGCAGAAAGCATCGGTGAACCCGGCACGCAGCTCACCATGCGCACCTTCCACACCGGCGGCGTGGCCGGCAGCGGCGGCGGCGACATCACCATGGGTCTGCCCCGCGTGATCGAGCTGTTCGAGGCCCGCAAGCCCAAGGTTCCGGCCCTGATCGCCGACACCACCGGCGTCATCCACATCACTGAGGAAGACGAGCGCTACCTGATCAAGGTGGAGGCCGACGACGCCCAGTTCAGCGGCAAACTGCACAAGGTCTCGCGCGCCACCCGCCTGCTGCCCGAAATCAAGGACGGCTCGCACGTCGAGGCCGGTCAGCAACTGACGCGCGGGGCTGTCAATCCTCACGATCTGCTGGAGTACAAGGACAACGAGTCCGCCCAGAAGTATCTGGTGGACGAAGTGCAGCGCGTGTACCGCAGTCAGGGCGTGAAGGTCCATGACAAGCACATCGAAGTGATCATTCGCCAGATGCTGCGCTACGTGGAAATCGTGGACGGTGGCAGCACCGATCTGCTGGAAGGCCAGACCGTCGAGCGCTGGGAAGTGGACGGGGCCAACAACGCCCTGCCCGAGGACGCCACGCCGTCGAGCTGGAAGCCCGTTCTGTTGGGCATTACCAAGAGCAGCCTGACCACCAAGAGCTGGCTGAGCGCGGCGTCGTTCCAGCACACCACCCACGTCCTGACCGAGGCCAGCATGAAGGGCCAGGTCGACGATCTGATCGGCCTGAAGGAAAACGTCATCCTGGGCAAGCTGATTCCCGCTGGCACCGGCCTGCTGACCGTCCGCGACATGCAGGTGGCCGATGACCGCACGCTGGAGAAGTACGGCGAGAGCAATAACAGCAGCGACTCCGTGACTGGAGATCGCAGCTACGACGACACCCGCCCCGGCGTGGTCAACGAGAACGTGACCTACACCAACTGAACTGAGCGCGGAAGCTTCAAGCTGAATCGCTGAGAGGTTAAACGAAAGCCCCCACCTGGGAACGGGTGGGGGCTTTCCTGTCGTGTGTCCATCTCATTTCCATTCTGCCTAGCCACATATTCTGCACGGCGTTGAGCTGGAGCATATTCTGCTTTCCTAGTCCAGTGACGAACGAGATCGCATTTTGGGGCTACAGAACTTTAGGGATACAGACCAAAAAAATCAACTCCTGCTGTGCGGAAGTTGTTGGCGATGGAATGAATTGGGAGGAGAAGAGTTGTGCTCTCCAGGAGAACCTCAGCCCAGGGGAAAGGTGGGTTGCTGGTGAAACGGTAAAACGCGGTACGCGAAAATCTGAATCAGGCGCGGATCGAAAGCCATGCCCGAATGTTGCAGCAGATACGTGGCGGCCTCGTCGGCAGTCCAGGCGGCACGGTACGGGCGGTCTGAGACCAGCGCGTCGTAGACATCGGTGATCTTGAGGAGGCGGGCCAGCAGCGGGATGGATTCGCCGATCAGGCCCATCGGGTAGCCCTCACCGTCCCAGCGTTCGTGGTGGTGGAGGATGCCCCCCAATGTTTCGCTGTCAATCTGTGGGGCGGTGCGCGCCAAGCGGTACCCCAGGCTGGGATGCTGCTGAACGGCCTCGAACTCTGTGGGAGTCAAGGGGCCGGGTTTGTTCAGGATGCGTGGGTCGATGGCCACCTTGCCGATGTCGTGAAGCAGTCCAGCCCACACGATCTGCCGGACATCTCGTTCACTGTGGATCAGGTCTGCGGCGGTGGCGAGGTGCAGGGTCAGCTCTGCCACTCGGCGCTCATGCCCTTCGCAGGGGCGGTCCGCAAGTGCCGTCACCCAGGCGCTAGCCTCCCGGAAATTGATTTCAACCGTCAGATCATGGGTATTCGCATCGGCTTTCCAGGCTCCGCTGTCGGGGTTGTTCCAGGGAAGCCGTCTGGGACTCATTCCAGACCAGCACAGGACAGGCGACCCATCCGGAAAGACAGGCTGTCTATGCGGTTGGTCAGCAGTGAGGCGCTGGCCGGGCGCACGTTGGAGGTCTCCGTGGCCTGCTGACGCACCTGTTTGGCAGCAGTGGTGTCAAAGGCTTCACGGACCTGCTGCGTTTTTCGGGGGTAGGATACCGTCATGTCAGTCGCCCTATTTCCCGTTGGTGCTGGACTGCGTAATGGGAGCGGCGCTTTCGGTACCAACCAAAGTCTTTACCGCTGCGTTCGCAGTGCCAATGCACATGCTGAACGTTAGAACGATTCCGAGTAGGGAGCGCAAGGTCTTTTTCATGAAGGTATCATAGGTGGCAGAGTGTGAAAAAGCGTTTTGTGCCTTCTACACAGCTTCAAAGCGAGTTTGATGCTGGTAACTACGATGCTATTTTAACAACCCTGACGGCGCGAAGTGACTTGGAGTCGAGAGAATTGGCTTGGCTCGGTATCTCACTCCTCCGCACGAACCAATTTGCTGCCGCTGAGGAGCCGTTGGAGCTGGCGATGGCACTGGGTGATGTTGAAGCCAAAGTGGAATACGGGAATCTTTTGCGCGTTCTCGGTCATGAGAGAAAAGCGGACGCACATTTTGAGGAGATCACCTCCAGCTTGTCTGGCGAGTTGCTTTTCAGGACGCTGCGCTGGCACGGCGTAGTTCTACAGAGCTTGGGGCGTGCTGATGCTGTTAAAAAAATAGAGGAATCCCGACGAGGCTACCTCTCTTTAGGAGATAAAAAGATAGCGGCTCGCATATCGCACACGCTTGCATTCGCCCATATGATTCGTGGAGAAGTTCCTGCTGCACTCAGATACATCAATAGCGCGCTTCCCGCGTTAGAGAAAGATATAAACAAGAGACCCTTGCTCTCTGCAATGTATACCCTGCTTGATATTCAATCTGAAGCTGGATATGTTGACGAGGCCTTTAATACAATAGATCGACTTCAGAATTTAGTCAATTCGATGGAAGACGAACATTATTCGCTTCAGCTAGATGCTCGAAGAACAGAACTAATGCTGATAACAGGAGATTATGCAGGTTTTTGTGAAAGTCTGCTAAGTCTAGCGAACCGAGCAGAAAAGATGCAAGAAGTCCAGATCACCGATTACGCCCTTTCCCATCTTGCCAACCATTACAGCCGGATTGGGGAGCATACCGAGGCTGTTCGCACGATTGCCCGGTTGCGTGCCCTAAATCCTGATCTGTCGCTGTACGCGCGGGTGGTGCTGGCGATGATGGCCCTGCGGCGCGGCGACAGTGCCTCGGCGCTGCGGATGCATCTGGAAGTGCGCGAGGAAGCCCTGCGACGCGGCGCACAGATCGATGCCACGCGCGCGCTGCTGCTGGCAGCGTTCAGCGCTTACCGCATGAACGATCTGCTGCGCTGCACTGGGCTGCTCTCGGAGGCGCTGCTGGAACTGGCAGGGCAGCCGCACTCGCAGTCGCAGGCGGCCATCGCGCCGGATCTGCGGGAAATTGAGGAAATGCTGGCCTACGCCCGCCTGCAACCCAATCTGGCCCCCTTGCTGGAGGCCGCGCTGGAAGACGCCTCCTTGCTGGGCGGGACCATGCGCGATGACCTGTTCACCAGCGGTATGCGCCTGGAGATCATGACGCTGGGGCAGGAACTGGTGTTGCGCGACGGGATTCCCTGTGCCATGCGGGTGCGCGGCAGCGTGGCAGTGCTGGCTTATCTGGCACTGCACCCGCGCAGCACCCGCCAGGACGTGGTGACGCAACTGTGGCCGGACCGCGATCCAAAAAAGGCTGCCACGTATTTCCGGCAGTGTGTCACCGATATCCGTGAGGCGATGGGTGCGGACGTGATCTTGGTGGAGGGCGCGCATCAGGCCCCTGAATACCGCCTGAGCAGCAAGGCCAGCATCACGCTTGACAGCCAGCGGGTACTGCAACTGGTCGCAGGTGGCCAGCTTCCTGCCGCCGTGGCCGCCTACAAGGGTGAATTCCTGCCCAGTCTTCAGGAAAGCGAGTGGGCCGGGGAACAGCGCATGACCATTCAGCGGGCACTGGTGGGATCGCTGCGGGCAGAGCTGCGGGCCTCGCAGATCGAGCGGGGGCAGGAGCGGCGGGTGGTGCTGCTGGCCACCGCCATCCTGGGCATCGATCCCAACGACACCGAGACCGAGGACCTGCGCCTGTCGGTGGCGCGGCAGGTCTCCAGTCCCTCGGAAGTCGCCCGCTTCGAGGCCGAGCGACACAGAAAGATGAACTGAGCGCCAGAGAGAAGCTCAGGCGTCTGGTCATCACCGGATATTCGTGGGATGAGGTCCAGATGACCGCCCAGTGGCACCTCCCTTCTGATTCTGGTCCGCTTGGGCGGTCCTTTGGGCCTTGCTACCCCTCGTTTCAACCTGCGTATGGCCGGTGCCGACGCGGCCCACTGGCTATCTGTCTGGGCTTTCAGCCCTCGGTGGACGCGCCGGGGCGGGTGGTCCACTGGGGGTCTGGCTCGATGGCCTCGGCGGGGGCCTTGCCGGGTTCCAGGCTGGTGCTGGCCGCCGTTTGCAGCGCGGTCAGGCGCATGCCCGGCGCGCACTCGATCTGGCAGGACAGCCGGGCCTGCCCCAGCAACTCCTTTTCCGTCAGTTTGTCGTACTCGGCCAGCGTCATGGCGTCGGGTTCGCCCTCCTGAAAGCTGACACGGCAGGTGGTGCAGCGGGCCACGCCGCCGCAGCGGTGCAGGATGTCTACGCCGCCGCGCTCCAGCGCCAGCACCAGCCGCTCGCCTGAACGCGCCGTGATGTCTGGGAAGCCTTCTACCTGCACCGTGATGACCTGCGCTGTAACGCTCTGGGGGATGTTCTGTGTCATGCGAAACAGCATGGCATGGCCTGGGGGATGTGGGGCCTCAAGAGGAAGATTGCGCCTTCTGCTGGGAGTCGGGAAGGCCTCTAGGGAACGACGTGCGGCACTCCTTAGACACCTGCATAGCGGCCATAGCAATGGGGTGCTGCCTGGTCAGTCGCCCGCGAATCTGACGAAAAGATGACAAACAGATCAACGTCCGCCCCACAAAAACGTGAACTAAAATCAGGGCTACGGAGAGTGTTTTCACTGTTGCAGTCGAACTTTGCAGCGTTAACGCCATTTGCGAAGGTTTAACGTTCTGCGGACTAATCTCACCTGTCTCAACGTTGCCGTGGGGTGCCAGTTCACTTCAGTACAGCCCCCGCCAGAGCGTCAAATCTGTCGCGAACATCCCCGAATACCCGAATATCCCCGATGAAAGGAACCTGCCTGTGATGTCTAAAACTTCTGCCCGTTCGCTGCTGTCCCCGTCCCGCCTGCCTGTGCTGGGGCTTGTTCTGACTGGCCTGCTGGCCGCCTGTAACCCTGATCCCGCGCCCAAGCCTATGCCAGACACCGCCGTGACTGGCGTGAGCGTTACGCCTGTCAGCGTTGCCCTGAAAGTGGGCAGCCAGCAACAACTGACGGCCACCGTGACCGGCACCGGCACCTTCAGTAAGGACGTGACCTGGACCTCCACCAAGAAAGAGGTGGCGACGGTGGACGCCAGCGGTCTGGTCAGGGCCGTGACCGCCGGGCAGGCCAGCATCATCGCCACGTCCAAGGCCAACACTGGCAAGACCGGGACCTCGGTGGTCACGGTCACGACAACGACCATCCCAACCAATCCGCCGACACCCTTTCCTGCCGACGGTCTGAAGATCAACTTCCAGCCTGCTGCGTCGGCTGTGCCGGCGGGCTACACCGCCGACACGGGCGCGAAGTATGACGACGCGCGCGGGTACGGCTGGGTTACGCAGGCCGCCGCGCACACGCCGTTGGATGTGAGTGCCAACGCCCGTGAACGTAACCTGAGTGGTGTGGAAGCTCGGCTGAACACCTTTATTCACATGCAGTACGACACCAACACTAATGCCGACCCTGCTGCTGAACGGACCCCTGCCGCCTGGGAGTACAAGGTTGCCGACGGTATTTACACCGTGACCGTTAGTACCGGCGACGCCGCCAACAACTTTGACAGTACCCATGCCCTGAACATTGAGGGCCAGCAGGCCATCCTGCCCTACCTGCCTGCCGACACCAACAAGTTCAGAACTGTGACCAAACGTGTGCAGGTCAGCGACGGCAAGTTGACCATCGACGCCATCCGCGGCACCAACACCAAGATCGATTACGTGATCATCGCGCCCGGCACTGTGCCCAGCGCGCTCGACATCAGCCCCGAAGATGGGCAGACGATGGTTAATCTCAACGCGGCGGTGACGGTAGACATGAACCTGCCTGGCGGGTCGATCAAGCTGGCCTCGGTGTCGGCTGCCGCCGCCTACCTGACCGAGCGGGGCAGCTCGGCCAAGATCCCGGCCACCGTGACCGCATCGGGCGGCGGAGATACGCTGAGTATCAAGCCGCTCACGGCGCTTAAGCCGCTCACGGCCTATACCTTCCAGCTTACCAGCGCCCTTAAGGATGAAGCGGGCAACAGCTTCCTGCCCGCGCATGCTGGCTTCGTGACTGGTTCTGCCTCCACGGGCGGCGGTACAGTGGCCTTTACCCAGGTGCCGCAGAGCAACGTGCCCAGCTACCCGTATACCTCCGTAGAAATCGGCCCGGACAACATGCTGTACGCCGCCACCCTGACCGGTGAAATCCTGCGTTTTGGCATGCAGGCCGACGGTACGCTGAACAAGCCGCAGATCATTAAATCCGTGCAGACTGCCAACAATGGCCCGCGTACCATCATCGGCCTGAAGTTTGATCCGGCCAGCACGGCGGAAAATCTGATTCTGTGGATCAGCAACAATTACTTCTGGCCTGGAAGTGGTGAGGCCCCGGAGTGGAGCGGCAAGATCACGCGTCTGAGCGGCCCGGACCTGGCTACGGTGCAGGACTACGTGACGGGCCTGCCCCGCTCGATCCGCGACCACGAGACCAACTCGATTTCCTTCAAGCCTAACCCGGATGGCACATTACAAACTGGCGCGCTGTATGTGTTGCAGGGCAGCGACAGCTCGACAGGCGAGAAAGACAGCGTGTGGGGCAACCGCCCAGAAAAAATGCTGAACGCGGCGATGTTGCGGATCGATTATTCCAGGATTGCTGCACAGTCGCCGTCACCTGCCAGCATCACGCCCGTGGATGTCAGGACGGCGGGAACGGGGGGCGGGACCTACGACCCCTACGCGCTCGGTGCGCCTGTCACGCTGTACGCCACCGGTATTCGCAACGCCTACGACATGGTCTGGGCCAAGAACGGCTTCCTGTATGCGCCCACCAACGGCGCGGCAGCTACGGGCAATACGCCCAGCACGCCCGCCATCCTGCCCGCCAGTTGTACAAACCGGCCCGACGGCCCCTACACCGGCCCAGCAGTGGTCGGTAAAACCGGCCCAGGCGGTGAT comes from the Deinococcus sp. AJ005 genome and includes:
- the rpoC gene encoding DNA-directed RNA polymerase subunit beta', translating into MKDFSKVRIAIASPEKVREWSFGEVEKPETINYRTLKPEREGLFDERIFGPQKDYECACGKYKRQRYEGKVCERCGVEVTSSKVRRYRMGHIDLATPAAHIWYVKDSPSKIGTLLDLSAGQLEKVLYFSSFLVTDPRNAQKDGRPLKRGELLTDDEYRELRFGRQETYTIPNGQETVVGDGEYVTRGQTLGGNVVAKMDGLAQYRFPRRAEIAYREEVEATLPLPSDVLVDQETFRAGEILAELEADVSITAPVAGTAFLSEMGEDSVMVVIRESVDAAPAEQDENGEDIEVETPLGEVLARIYVPQGMEVAVAHGEIIDAGAELASAKSGQRLRVSRDSRLSAVKLPKKGDPTVTAHWTRRAEYPINPTMHVLVGDGSEVEAGQRVVGAIDTAEEITAEANGTITLHAPASVIVSKAKVYPYEDEPLVVIGDRVEPGDELADGGNLRSEISGRIEIDLVRKQVRVIESYDFEAKMGAEAVKELLDDIDLDVLEAELNEAMKDSSRHKRAKSRKRLEVTRAFKRSGNHPSWMILNTVPVMPPDLRPMVQVDGGRFATSDLNDLYRRLINRNNRLKKLIGQGAPDMIIRNEKRMLQEAVDALIDNGRRGSPVTNPGSDRSLRSLTDLLGGKQGRFRQNLLGKRVDYSGRSVIVVGPQLKLHQCGVPKRMALELFKPFLFKVLEEKGEVTNIKQARKMLERYRDTRDSVWDALEEVIEDKVVLLNRAPTLHRLGIQAFEPVLVEGQSIQLHPLVCEAFNADFDGDQMAIHVPLSAQAQAEARIQMLASHNLLSPANGEPNVKPSRDIILGIFTLTQLRHDNLGAGTDFADENAALQALEAETVSLNSPITVRGVATSPGRLKYNFSSPDEAIMAVERGGLDYQDHVRIRLNGTIYETSAGRVMFRRLVQEALGTQAALVDTLVNLDTAYEKDHLKDMVMACFKHLGIEATAGLLDALKDSGFKLSTSSGITIGIDDVVIPPSKGEILARAEEQVAEIEQNYEFGFMTNEERYKQVVQLWNETKDEVKNAMFDNFSQNYPFNPLWIMSQSGARGNAQQITQLAGMRGLMARPDGSTIEVPIKASFREGLTVLEYFISTHGARKGGADTALRTADSGYLTRKLVDVAHEVVVRDVDCGTTDYSTISLGATDERSGEWRARKASEIETSIYGRTLTADIELSDGSTIREGEMLSLEHVKAITKDAKILLDIFVRTPLNCRVKSGVCQKCYGYDLSQAKPVSMGEAVGVVAAESIGEPGTQLTMRTFHTGGVAGSGGGDITMGLPRVIELFEARKPKVPALIADTTGVIHITEEDERYLIKVEADDAQFSGKLHKVSRATRLLPEIKDGSHVEAGQQLTRGAVNPHDLLEYKDNESAQKYLVDEVQRVYRSQGVKVHDKHIEVIIRQMLRYVEIVDGGSTDLLEGQTVERWEVDGANNALPEDATPSSWKPVLLGITKSSLTTKSWLSAASFQHTTHVLTEASMKGQVDDLIGLKENVILGKLIPAGTGLLTVRDMQVADDRTLEKYGESNNSSDSVTGDRSYDDTRPGVVNENVTYTN
- a CDS encoding HD-GYP domain-containing protein, which translates into the protein MSPRRLPWNNPDSGAWKADANTHDLTVEINFREASAWVTALADRPCEGHERRVAELTLHLATAADLIHSERDVRQIVWAGLLHDIGKVAIDPRILNKPGPLTPTEFEAVQQHPSLGYRLARTAPQIDSETLGGILHHHERWDGEGYPMGLIGESIPLLARLLKITDVYDALVSDRPYRAAWTADEAATYLLQHSGMAFDPRLIQIFAYRVLPFHQQPTFPLG
- a CDS encoding Ig-like domain-containing protein — its product is MSKTSARSLLSPSRLPVLGLVLTGLLAACNPDPAPKPMPDTAVTGVSVTPVSVALKVGSQQQLTATVTGTGTFSKDVTWTSTKKEVATVDASGLVRAVTAGQASIIATSKANTGKTGTSVVTVTTTTIPTNPPTPFPADGLKINFQPAASAVPAGYTADTGAKYDDARGYGWVTQAAAHTPLDVSANARERNLSGVEARLNTFIHMQYDTNTNADPAAERTPAAWEYKVADGIYTVTVSTGDAANNFDSTHALNIEGQQAILPYLPADTNKFRTVTKRVQVSDGKLTIDAIRGTNTKIDYVIIAPGTVPSALDISPEDGQTMVNLNAAVTVDMNLPGGSIKLASVSAAAAYLTERGSSAKIPATVTASGGGDTLSIKPLTALKPLTAYTFQLTSALKDEAGNSFLPAHAGFVTGSASTGGGTVAFTQVPQSNVPSYPYTSVEIGPDNMLYAATLTGEILRFGMQADGTLNKPQIIKSVQTANNGPRTIIGLKFDPASTAENLILWISNNYFWPGSGEAPEWSGKITRLSGPDLATVQDYVTGLPRSIRDHETNSISFKPNPDGTLQTGALYVLQGSDSSTGEKDSVWGNRPEKMLNAAMLRIDYSRIAAQSPSPASITPVDVRTAGTGGGTYDPYALGAPVTLYATGIRNAYDMVWAKNGFLYAPTNGAAATGNTPSTPAILPASCTNRPDGPYTGPAVVGKTGPGGDGSGVGTQNDYLFRVQEGKYYGHPNPERCEWVLNGGNPTAGADPAEVPEYAVGTQPDRNWGGFAYDFGQHASPNGVIEEYRTAGNSLLKNRLLVVRYAAGSTGGKDIVVLTPGADGNIVNAQIGISGLTNFNPSPLDLTEDRSNGNLYVAQLDENTGKGTILLVSPK
- a CDS encoding 2Fe-2S iron-sulfur cluster-binding protein, with amino-acid sequence MTQNIPQSVTAQVITVQVEGFPDITARSGERLVLALERGGVDILHRCGGVARCTTCRVSFQEGEPDAMTLAEYDKLTEKELLGQARLSCQIECAPGMRLTALQTAASTSLEPGKAPAEAIEPDPQWTTRPGASTEG